CAGAGGTAACCGGGACCAGATTTGGAAATCCAAATAAAACCAGACTTTCTCCTTTATTTCACAGGTTTCCAATGAACAAGGAGAACAACTCCTGGGGCCTTCTGTGAGCTGGGGCAGAGATGAGGAAGATGAACGACCAAAGCGGCTGCTACAGGCCCGTAAAAATCCAGGGAAACAAAGTCAGCTACGGCGGCGCCTGTGGGGACGGCCCCGAAAAGGAGGCGAAGAGGCTGCAGAAGAGATTTCTCCACAAGGATGGCAGCTGCAACGTCTACTTCAAGCACATCTTCGGGGAGTGGGAGAGCTACGTGGTGGACATCTTCACCACGCTGGTGGACATCAAGTGGCGCCACATGTTTGTGATTTTCTCCCTGTCCTACGTGCTCTCG
This genomic interval from Serinus canaria isolate serCan28SL12 unplaced genomic scaffold, serCan2020 HiC_scaffold_486, whole genome shotgun sequence contains the following:
- the LOC103819757 gene encoding inward rectifier potassium channel 16, whose product is MRKMNDQSGCYRPVKIQGNKVSYGGACGDGPEKEAKRLQKRFLHKDGSCNVYFKHIFGEWESYVVDIFTTLVDIKWRHMFVIFSLSYVLSWLFFGLVFWLIAVQHGDLFSNEELTPCVANVHSFTGAFLFSLETQTTIG